One stretch of Candidatus Neomarinimicrobiota bacterium DNA includes these proteins:
- a CDS encoding NRDE family protein yields the protein MCTLLFRFRPSDTYPLTILTNRDEAYARLSEGWAWRMNERPYFAPRDLEAGGTWIGLNGNGVVAALTNIFPGRRDTGLCTRGALVVDMMALDSAVKASTRLQRLLTARRYNNFNLLVSDRARAVLFTWQGKELTQRALAPGVYEVDNTPFDGTAQLSGAETNREWLERHADRLREHPKVCRHSGFYGTRCSHKLLVHGSNPVGSSQIWHLEGHPCRGSYDLVVIPELKYDEQPQE from the coding sequence ATGTGCACCCTGCTGTTCCGTTTTCGGCCTAGTGATACCTACCCGCTGACCATTCTAACTAACCGGGATGAGGCTTACGCCCGGTTGTCGGAGGGTTGGGCCTGGCGAATGAACGAACGGCCATACTTTGCTCCCCGGGACCTTGAGGCCGGCGGTACCTGGATCGGTCTCAACGGAAATGGGGTGGTGGCGGCGCTGACCAACATCTTTCCCGGGCGGAGGGATACCGGCTTATGCACCCGGGGGGCGTTGGTGGTGGATATGATGGCCCTGGATTCTGCCGTAAAGGCATCCACCCGCCTGCAACGGCTGCTCACTGCCCGCCGGTATAATAACTTCAACCTGCTGGTGTCTGATCGGGCCCGGGCCGTCCTGTTCACCTGGCAGGGGAAGGAGCTGACACAGCGTGCTCTAGCCCCCGGCGTGTACGAGGTGGACAATACCCCCTTTGACGGTACGGCTCAGTTAAGTGGCGCTGAGACTAACAGGGAGTGGCTCGAACGGCATGCAGATCGCCTCCGGGAGCATCCCAAGGTATGCCGACATAGTGGCTTTTATGGCACCCGTTGCAGCCATAAATTGCTGGTGCATGGTTCCAATCCGGTAGGCAGTTCGCAAATCTGGCACCTGGAAGGGCATCCTTGCAGGGGCAGTTACGATCTGGTGGTTATTCCGGAGCTGAAGTATGACGAACAACCTCAAGAATAA